A single genomic interval of Monodelphis domestica isolate mMonDom1 chromosome X, mMonDom1.pri, whole genome shotgun sequence harbors:
- the CXCR3 gene encoding LOW QUALITY PROTEIN: C-X-C chemokine receptor type 3 (The sequence of the model RefSeq protein was modified relative to this genomic sequence to represent the inferred CDS: inserted 3 bases in 3 codons) produces the protein MPSTQWMSQKCWFLHQCPLLLLVPETEASPGDHLHRPLGSGHHGSSGLKLSFQMHQATNFSPGPEAMPITHHAKVAAAAAEVLAGGRQRAAHSLQPLEPLLPRAAELQDSHHVCSKLDGVPSQHLVLDDLAFLENSSXSQDYPENESAPCCSSPPCGQDFILAFDQAFLPALYGLLFFFGLLGNGAVAAVLVRQRPALSSTDTFLLHLALADTLLVLTLPLWAVEAAREWVFGSGLCKVAGALFKINFYTGAFLLACVSFDRYLNIVCAARLYRRGPGTRVTLTCAGVWGLCLPLALPNLLFLSARHEPRLNATRCLYSFPLAGHRALSILQLLASFLLPLLIMAYCYTHILLVLLGSRGQRRLRAMWVVVTVVVAFVLCWTXLLNLRAVSRDCDWESRLDVAKSXGFVHCCLNPLLYAFVGAKFRDRMWTLLVRLGCPGREALLRPTPASSRRGSSWSETMEASYSGL, from the exons ATGCCCAGCACGCAGTGGATGTCCCAGAAATGTTGGTTCCTGCATCAATGCCCCCTCCTGCTATTAGTCCCTGAAACGGAGGCTTCTCCTGGGGATCACCTCCACCGGCCTTTGGGTTCTGGCCACCACGGATCATCTGG GCTGAAGCTTTCCTTCCAGATGCACCAAGCCACGAATTTCAGCCCTGGCCCAGAAGCAATGCCCATCACTCATCATGCcaaagtagcagcagcagcagcagaggtG CTGGCTGGTGGGAGGCAGAGAGCAGCACACAGCCTCCAACCCCTGGAGCCACTTTTGCCCAGGGCTGCTGAGCTCCAGGACAGCCATCATGTCTGCAGTAAGCTTGATGGG GTCCCTTCCCAGCACCTTGTGCTGGATGATCTCGCCTTCCTGGAAAACAGCA TTTCCCAGGACTACCCAGAAAATGAGTCGGCGCCCTGCTGCTCCTCTCCACCCTGTGGCCAAGACTTCATCCTGGCTTTCGACCAGGCCTTCCTGCCTGCCCTCTACGGCCTTCTCTTCTTCTTCGGCCTGCTGGGAAATGGAGCCGTGGCGGCCGTCCTTGTGAGGCAGCGCCCAGCCCTGAGCAGCACCGACACCTTCCTGCTCCATCTGGCTCTGGCTGACACACTGCTGGTGCTGACCCTCCCACTCTGGGCTGTGGAGGCTGCCCGGGAGTGGGTCTTCGGTTCTGGCCTCTGCAAGGTGGCAGGGGCCCTCTTCAAGATCAATTTCTACACCGGGGCCTTCTTGTTGGCCTGCGTCAGCTTTGACCGCTACCTGAACATCGTATGTGCTGCCCGACTCTACCGGCGGGGCCCTGGGACACGTGTGACCCTCACGTGTGCTGGGGTCTGGGGACTCTGCCTGCCCTTGGCCTTGCCCAACTTGCTCTTCCTCTCAGCCCGGCATGAGCCCCGCCTCAACGCCACGCGTTGCCTTTATAGCTTCCCCCTGGCCGGCCACAGGGCCCTGAGCATCCTCCAGCTCCTGGCCAGTTTCCTCTTGCCTCTGCTCATCATGGCCTACTGTTACACTCACATCCTCCTGGTGTTGTTGGGCTCTCGGGGACAGCGAAGGCTCCGGGCCATGTGGGTCGTAGTCACCGTGGTGGTGGCCTTTGTCCTCTGCTGGA TCCTCCTCAACCTGAGGGCTGTGAGCCGGGACTGCGACTGGGAGAGCCGACTGGATGTGGCCAAGT GTGGCTTCGTGCACTGCTGCCTCAACCCCCTGCTCTACGCCTTCGTGGGGGCCAAGTTCCGAGACCGGATGTGGACCCTGCTGGTGAGACTAGGCTGCCCGGGCCGGGAGGCGCTCCTCCGGCCCACCCCAGCATCTTCTCGGAGAGGTTCCTCTTGGTCTGAGACCATGGAGGCCTCCTATTCGGGTCTGTAA